The genomic interval CGCCACCTGTCCCTTGCCGCCGCCGGGCAATCGCCTCGCGCAGCGCGACACCGACGGCCGGACGGTCCGGCTGGCGGTCCTGGCCGGCGAGAAGGCCTATGCCGGCGCGCGGCACTGAGCCGGCGTTGATCCCGCGTCGGGGCGGGCAGTGATGTCCACGCGTTGCGGCGTCGGACTGGTCGCCTGAGCCCCGGGGGAGAGCACTGCCGTCCGGGCGGGGTCAGTCGATCGACTCGCGTCGGGCCAATGCGAGCAGGCGCTGGGCGATACGCTCCAGCGGCAGGCATTCGTGCGCGGCGCCCAGCTTCCAGGCGGCGCCGGGCATGCCCCAGACGACGCTGCTGGCCTCGTCCTGCACCAGTGTCGCAGCCCCGGCCTCGCGCAGTTCGAGCAGTCCGCGCGCGCCGTCGTCGCCCATGCCGGTGAGGATCGCCGCGACCGCGTTGGCACCGGCCGCCTGCGCGACCGAGCGGAACAGCACGTCGACCGCGGGCCGGTGCCGGTTGACCGGCGGGCCGGGGTCGAGCCGGCACCGCCAGCGGGCGCCGTCGCGCAGTACGCGCAGGTGGTGGTCGCCCGGTGGCAGGTAGACATGCCCGGGCAGGATCGTCTCGCCGTCGCGCGCCTCGCGCACCAGCATCGCGCAGTGGCGGTCCAGGCGCTCGGCGAACGGCGCGCTGAAGCTGGCGGGAATGTGCTGGGTCAGCACGATCGCCGGGGCGTCGGGCGGCATCGCCTCGAGCACGACACGGATCGCTTCGGTGCCGCCGGCCGACGCGCCGATCGCGATCAGCCGGTCGGTCGTGC from Luteimonas sp. S4-F44 carries:
- a CDS encoding chemotaxis response regulator protein-glutamate methylesterase — its product is MTPVRVLIVDDSAVVRQLLTEVLSADPEIDVVGSAADPLLAREKIKRLHPDVLTLDVEMPRMDGLVFLDNLMRLRPMPVVMVSSLTERGADITLQALALGAVDFVAKPRLNVAHGLEAYAQEITAKVKAAARAQVRAAPRPAARSTAGPAAPTEAAATPVALRYRTTDRLIAIGASAGGTEAIRVVLEAMPPDAPAIVLTQHIPASFSAPFAERLDRHCAMLVREARDGETILPGHVYLPPGDHHLRVLRDGARWRCRLDPGPPVNRHRPAVDVLFRSVAQAAGANAVAAILTGMGDDGARGLLELREAGAATLVQDEASSVVWGMPGAAWKLGAAHECLPLERIAQRLLALARRESID